One Amaranthus tricolor cultivar Red isolate AtriRed21 chromosome 10, ASM2621246v1, whole genome shotgun sequence genomic window carries:
- the LOC130825035 gene encoding uncharacterized protein LOC130825035 isoform X2, with protein sequence MLFGTIVGSLADKQGRKRACVTYCITYILSCITKHSPQYHILMLGRVLGGIATSLLFSAFESWLVAEHNKRGFEQQWLSITFSKAIFLGNGLAAILSGLVGNLLVFTFGFGPVAPFDAAACLLAIGMAIILSSWTENFGDPSENKDLLLQFKGAAVAIASDEKIALLGAIQSLFEGSMYTFVFLWTPALSPNDEEIPHGFIFATFMLASMLGSSLAARLLARSSPRVESYMQIVFSISAASLLLPIVTNWLVDPAEVKGGGISFSGCIQVLSFCVFEACVGIFWPSIMKMRSQYIPEEARSTIMNFFRIPLNVFVCVVLYNVNAFPITVMFGMCSIFLCVACILQRRLMVISDRPKTDVYEFEDRDTEAEPLNI encoded by the exons CTCCTCAATATCACATCTTGATGCTGGGTCGAGTTCTTGGAGGTATCGCCACATCACTGCTCTTCTCTGCATTTGAGTCATGGCTTGTTGCAGAGCACAACAAG AGAGGCTTTGAACAACAATGGCTGTCTATAACTTTCTCGAAGGCGATTTTTCTTGGGAACGGTCTTGCTGCTATTCTTTCTGGATTGGTTGGAAATCTACTGGTGTTTACCTTTGGGTTTGGGCCTGTAGCGCCCTTTGATGCTGCTGCATGTCTTCTTGCTATAGGCATGGCCATCATTTTATCATCATGGACCGAGAACTTTGGAGATCCTTCAGAGAATAAAGATCTGCTTTTGCAGTTTAAGGGGGCTGCAGTAGCCATTGCTTCcg ATGAAAAAATAGCTTTACTTGGAGCCATTCAGTCATTGTTTGAGGGTTCTATGTACACCTTTGTATTCCTCTGGACCCCTGCTTTGAGCCCAAATGACGAGGAGATTCCTCATGGGTTTATCTTTGCAACATTCATGCTTGCTTCAATGCTGGGAAGCTCACTTGCTGCTCGGCTTCTGGCTCGTTCTTCTCCTAGAGTTGAAAGCTATATGCAAATAGTATTCTCCATCTCTGCTGCCTCTCTCCTCTTACCAATTGTAACAAAT TGGCTTGTAGATCCTGCAGAGGTGAAGGGTGGTGGCATCTCATTTTCAGGTTGCATCCAAGTTCTCAGCTTCTGTGTTTTTGAAGCATGTGTTGGAATTTTCTGGCCATCTATTATGAAGATGAGGTCCCAATATATTCCAGAGGAAGCTAGAAGTACCATCATGAACTTCTTCCGTATTCCTCTTAACGTCTTTGTTTGTGTTGTTCTATATAAC GTTAACGCATTTCCCATCACTGTCATGTTTGGCATGTGCTCAATCTTCCTCTGCGTGGCCTGTATATTGCAGAGACGACTCATGGTTATATCTGACAGACCTA AAACTGATGTTTATGAATTTGAGGATAGAGATACTGAAGCTGAGCCCTTGAATATCTAA